One stretch of Variovorax sp. TBS-050B DNA includes these proteins:
- the rpmF gene encoding 50S ribosomal protein L32, with protein sequence MAVQQNKKSPSKRGMHRSHNALVVPGIAVEPTTGETHLRHHISPNGFYRGRQVLKNKSEA encoded by the coding sequence ATGGCCGTCCAGCAAAACAAGAAGTCGCCTTCCAAGCGCGGCATGCACCGTTCCCACAACGCCCTGGTGGTGCCCGGCATCGCCGTGGAGCCGACCACTGGCGAAACGCACCTGCGCCACCACATCAGCCCCAACGGTTTCTACCGTGGCCGCCAGGTGCTCAAGAACAAGTCCGAAGCCTGA
- a CDS encoding Maf family nucleotide pyrophosphatase, giving the protein MQRSVILASTSRYRRELLTRLRLPFDVQAPEVDETPRPGEIPRALAERLALEKAEAVAARFPEAVVIGSDQVADLAGEALGKPGDHARATAQLRRMRGQTLVFQTAVAVVCRATGFVQRDLAPVRVVFRQLGDEAIEQYLQAEQPYDCAGSAKSEGLGIALLDAIDSDDPTALVGLPLIRTSRMLRAAGVELL; this is encoded by the coding sequence ATGCAACGTTCCGTGATCCTCGCCTCGACATCGCGCTACCGGCGCGAACTGCTCACCCGCCTGCGCCTGCCCTTCGACGTGCAGGCGCCCGAAGTCGACGAAACCCCGCGCCCCGGCGAGATACCCCGCGCGCTGGCCGAGCGCCTGGCGCTGGAAAAGGCCGAGGCGGTGGCGGCGCGCTTTCCCGAGGCCGTGGTCATCGGCTCCGACCAGGTGGCCGATCTTGCCGGCGAAGCGCTGGGCAAGCCGGGCGACCATGCGCGGGCCACCGCACAGCTGCGCCGCATGCGCGGCCAGACGCTGGTGTTCCAGACCGCCGTCGCCGTGGTCTGCCGCGCCACCGGCTTCGTGCAGCGCGATCTGGCGCCGGTGCGGGTGGTTTTCCGCCAGCTCGGCGACGAGGCCATCGAGCAGTACCTGCAGGCGGAGCAGCCCTACGACTGCGCCGGCAGCGCCAAGAGCGAAGGGCTCGGCATCGCGCTGCTCGACGCCATCGACAGCGACGACCCGACCGCCCTGGTCGGGCTGCCGCTGATCCGCACCAGCCGGATGCTGCGCGCCGCGGGGGTCGAACTCCTGTGA
- a CDS encoding YceD family protein, with protein MKREFAPERLDVARFVQAAATLESADPVENFERLAAELAAPATDALVRWKAVGEERPGADGKAEPWLHLEAETTVPLTCQRCLSPVATPLVVDRWFRFVVDEATAEAEDEESEEDVLALSRDFDLPALIEDELLMEIPVTPVHDVCPTPVKLSSSDEDFQAAEEAKPNPFAVLGTLRSRKPGEGK; from the coding sequence ATGAAGAGAGAATTTGCCCCCGAACGGCTCGACGTCGCCCGCTTCGTCCAGGCAGCCGCGACGCTGGAATCGGCCGATCCGGTCGAGAACTTCGAGCGCCTCGCGGCCGAACTCGCCGCCCCCGCCACCGACGCCCTGGTGCGCTGGAAAGCCGTGGGCGAGGAACGCCCCGGTGCCGACGGCAAGGCCGAGCCCTGGCTGCACCTGGAGGCCGAAACCACGGTGCCGCTGACCTGCCAGCGCTGCCTGTCGCCGGTGGCAACGCCGCTCGTGGTCGACCGCTGGTTCCGCTTCGTGGTGGACGAGGCGACCGCCGAGGCCGAGGACGAGGAATCGGAAGAAGACGTGCTGGCCCTGAGCCGCGACTTCGACCTGCCGGCGCTGATCGAGGACGAGCTGCTGATGGAAATCCCCGTCACGCCGGTCCACGACGTCTGCCCGACGCCGGTCAAGCTGTCCTCGAGCGACGAGGACTTCCAGGCGGCCGAAGAAGCCAAGCCGAACCCGTTCGCGGTGCTCGGCACGTTGCGTTCGCGCAAGCCGGGAGAGGGCAAGTAG